The proteins below come from a single uncultured Carboxylicivirga sp. genomic window:
- the trmD gene encoding tRNA (guanosine(37)-N1)-methyltransferase TrmD, whose amino-acid sequence MRIDILTLFPEMFQGPLTESIVKRAVDKGLVEMYFHNIRDYSLDKHNKVDDYSFGGGAGMVMTIQPIADLIDKLKAERDYDHIIYVTPDGERFNQKVANTLSLSGNIIILCGHYKGVDQRIRDHYITMELTIGDYVLTGGELAAAVISDAIIRLIPGVMSDETSALTDSFQDGLLSHPVYTRPADYNGWKVPDVLLSGNNAKIDEWREQKAFERTKQIRPDLLND is encoded by the coding sequence ATGCGAATTGATATACTTACACTTTTTCCTGAAATGTTTCAAGGTCCTTTAACCGAATCGATTGTTAAACGTGCAGTGGATAAAGGATTAGTAGAAATGTATTTTCATAACATCAGGGACTATTCGCTTGATAAACACAATAAAGTAGATGATTACTCTTTTGGTGGTGGTGCAGGCATGGTTATGACCATTCAACCCATTGCCGATTTAATCGATAAACTGAAAGCCGAAAGAGACTACGACCATATAATATATGTTACTCCTGACGGAGAACGTTTTAACCAAAAAGTTGCTAATACACTGTCATTATCAGGTAATATCATTATTCTTTGCGGGCATTACAAAGGTGTCGATCAGCGAATACGCGATCATTACATTACCATGGAACTAACCATTGGCGACTATGTATTAACTGGCGGTGAACTGGCGGCAGCAGTTATTAGCGATGCCATTATTCGTTTAATACCTGGCGTAATGTCTGATGAGACTTCGGCTTTAACCGATAGTTTTCAGGATGGATTATTATCTCACCCTGTTTACACTCGTCCGGCAGATTATAATGGATGGAAAGTGCCTGATGTACTTTTAAGTGGTAACAATGCAAAGATTGATGAATGGCGCGAACAAAAAGCTTTTGAGCGCACCAAACAAATCAGGCCAGACCTTTTAAATGATTAA
- a CDS encoding Fe-S cluster assembly protein IscX: MTPGFLNSIASYYYEKTDLSKYCFVFPSQRAGIFFTNYLRQLVKDPTWAPKIITVNDLFASLSSSIIADNITLLFTLHKVYIKVTGKEVSFEEFLPWGEMLLNDFDDIDKYLVSVEQLFSNLVSLKELDDDYSHLSEQQLEAIQSFWSAFEQKKRSEHQDYFLEAWKQIPKVYKAYREELQKDDLAYEGMVYRLIAEKITVGVDMDIKWDRVVFVGLNALTPAENKLMKQLQKKQMADFFWDYSPWMMEKDEDVKFKRRGPGFFIEENLLQFPSPKDFNMPLNTEGPEITITAVANPTEQLKSVHQFLDQEYVSDMKSAVVLADETLLMPVLHGIPPKVDKVNVTMGYPLNHTPAYGLIDLLLNLQQQIRKGSGSDVWMYHRHVLPLLQQQYISMLAEADTRSLHKQLVKNNAIFVKASSLHINELFRSIFTKVSTGSELSAYLIEILGKVYELLQPDENKILEKEFIFALQKCIVRLQDLLEQNAQADIDSRTWVRLFKKLAEFQTVPFRGEPLAGLQVMGILETRALDFDKLIILDLNEGVFPRTSAPNTFIPATLRSGFSLPTIEFQDTIFSYYFFRLIHRAKKVEVLYSTGAQGMKSNEMSRYLYQLKYEFNAQINMRTLSGQVSLMNPPLVTANKNEEVKERLSSFKTDGKKLLSPSALSVYIECPMRFFYQKIVGIKEPDEITEEADARIFGLIFHDAVEHLYKGKAGKEVQADDIDYWLKNTALIDQLIKDGFRKYLMDYDQGRQSFAEIQGRNVMVFEVIKRYLIQFLKLEKKKAPFTIIDLEKHVEWNYTTTDGLNLKLGGIIDRLEEKDGIWNVMDYKTGSGVAEVSAVEDLFDTDKHKKNKAIFQTLLYSLILDETENALVPKQPSVIWVRDVFKANYDTKLYLKEGRSSKNPILLQSVKDEFKANLENLLEEIYDETIPFNAAEDTDKCRYCTFKVLCNR; the protein is encoded by the coding sequence ATGACACCAGGATTCCTTAACTCCATTGCCTCATATTATTATGAAAAAACAGACTTGTCGAAATATTGTTTCGTGTTCCCGAGTCAAAGGGCAGGTATTTTTTTTACAAATTATTTACGACAGTTGGTAAAGGATCCAACCTGGGCACCTAAAATTATTACTGTTAATGATCTTTTTGCCTCATTATCTTCTTCAATAATTGCCGATAATATTACCCTACTTTTTACCTTACACAAGGTTTATATAAAGGTAACGGGGAAGGAAGTCAGCTTCGAAGAATTTTTGCCATGGGGCGAAATGTTGTTGAATGATTTTGACGATATTGATAAATATTTGGTTTCTGTAGAGCAATTGTTTTCGAATTTGGTGTCGTTAAAAGAACTGGATGATGATTATTCGCATCTTTCGGAGCAACAGTTAGAAGCTATTCAATCGTTTTGGAGTGCTTTTGAACAGAAAAAAAGATCGGAACACCAGGATTATTTTCTCGAAGCATGGAAACAGATTCCTAAAGTGTATAAGGCCTATCGTGAGGAATTACAAAAGGATGATTTGGCTTACGAAGGAATGGTATATCGCCTCATAGCTGAAAAAATCACAGTTGGTGTTGATATGGATATCAAATGGGACAGAGTGGTTTTTGTAGGCTTAAATGCCTTAACTCCTGCCGAAAATAAATTGATGAAGCAATTGCAGAAAAAGCAAATGGCCGATTTCTTCTGGGATTATTCGCCTTGGATGATGGAGAAGGATGAGGATGTCAAGTTTAAGCGTAGAGGTCCCGGTTTCTTTATAGAAGAGAATTTACTTCAGTTTCCTTCACCAAAAGATTTCAATATGCCTTTGAATACCGAAGGTCCGGAAATTACCATAACAGCAGTTGCCAATCCAACAGAGCAGTTAAAATCGGTTCATCAGTTTTTAGATCAAGAATATGTCAGCGATATGAAATCGGCTGTAGTTTTGGCCGATGAAACATTGCTGATGCCTGTATTGCATGGTATTCCGCCAAAAGTTGATAAGGTGAATGTAACCATGGGATATCCGTTGAATCATACGCCGGCTTACGGTTTGATTGATTTGTTATTGAATCTTCAACAACAAATACGTAAAGGTAGCGGAAGTGATGTGTGGATGTATCACCGTCATGTGTTACCACTGCTGCAACAGCAATATATTTCGATGTTGGCCGAGGCTGATACCCGAAGTTTGCATAAGCAACTGGTGAAAAATAATGCCATTTTTGTGAAGGCAAGCAGCTTGCATATCAACGAACTTTTTAGAAGTATTTTTACAAAGGTTAGTACCGGTTCTGAGTTATCAGCCTATTTGATTGAAATATTGGGCAAAGTATATGAGTTATTACAGCCCGATGAGAATAAGATTCTCGAAAAGGAATTTATTTTTGCCCTTCAAAAGTGTATTGTTCGATTGCAAGACTTGTTGGAGCAAAATGCACAGGCAGATATCGATTCTCGAACCTGGGTGCGATTGTTTAAGAAGTTGGCTGAATTTCAAACGGTTCCTTTCCGAGGTGAACCATTGGCCGGATTACAGGTGATGGGGATATTAGAAACCCGTGCTCTGGATTTCGATAAGTTAATTATTCTGGATTTAAACGAAGGCGTTTTTCCGCGTACATCAGCCCCTAATACTTTTATACCTGCTACTTTACGCTCTGGATTTAGTTTGCCTACCATTGAGTTTCAGGATACAATTTTTTCGTATTACTTCTTTCGTTTGATTCACAGGGCTAAAAAGGTGGAAGTACTTTATTCAACCGGTGCACAAGGGATGAAATCGAACGAGATGAGTCGATACCTGTATCAGCTTAAATACGAGTTTAATGCCCAAATAAATATGCGTACCCTTTCAGGGCAGGTTTCTTTGATGAACCCGCCTTTGGTTACGGCTAATAAAAACGAAGAGGTTAAAGAGCGTTTATCTTCGTTTAAAACGGACGGAAAAAAATTGCTCTCACCAAGTGCTCTTTCCGTTTACATCGAATGTCCGATGCGATTTTTCTATCAAAAAATTGTAGGTATAAAAGAGCCGGATGAAATTACCGAAGAAGCAGATGCTCGTATTTTTGGTCTGATTTTTCACGATGCTGTTGAGCATCTTTATAAAGGAAAGGCTGGCAAAGAAGTTCAGGCTGATGATATTGATTATTGGCTGAAAAATACTGCATTGATTGATCAGCTAATTAAAGATGGTTTCCGCAAGTATCTGATGGATTACGATCAGGGACGACAATCGTTTGCCGAAATACAAGGACGTAATGTAATGGTGTTTGAGGTGATAAAACGTTATCTGATTCAATTCCTGAAGTTAGAGAAGAAAAAAGCACCCTTTACGATAATTGATTTGGAGAAACATGTGGAATGGAACTACACAACCACAGATGGTTTAAACCTGAAGTTAGGTGGTATTATTGACCGTTTAGAGGAAAAAGATGGAATCTGGAATGTGATGGATTACAAAACCGGATCGGGTGTTGCAGAAGTTAGTGCTGTGGAAGATTTGTTTGATACGGATAAGCATAAGAAAAACAAAGCCATCTTTCAGACTTTATTGTATTCTTTGATATTGGATGAAACAGAGAATGCCTTGGTGCCCAAACAACCTTCTGTTATTTGGGTACGCGATGTATTTAAAGCCAATTACGATACTAAACTGTATTTGAAGGAGGGTAGAAGTTCTAAAAATCCTATTCTTTTACAATCGGTAAAAGACGAATTCAAAGCTAATCTTGAGAATTTGTTGGAAGAAATTTATGATGAGACAATTCCTTTTAATGCAGCTGAAGATACCGATAAATGTCGCTACTGTACGTTTAAAGTCTTATGTAACAGGTAG
- a CDS encoding CTP synthase, producing the protein MPETRYVFVTGGVASSLGKGIISASLAKLLQARGYSVTIQKLDPYLNVDPGTLNPYEHGECYVTQDGAETDLDLGHYERFLNVPTSQANNVTTGRIYQNVINKERKGDYLGKTVQIIPHITDEIKRNIKLLGTKHKYDVVITEIGGTVGDIESLPYVEAVRQLKWELGHRAAVIHLTLVPYLNASGELKTKPTQHSVKALLEIGVQPDVLVLRTEHNLAADIRKKVALFCNVNPKAVIQSIDVKTIYEVPVKMQEEGLDEIILEKVQLPISEKPALKEWKGFLKKMSKATKEVKIGLVGKYVELADAYKSIIEALIHAATYNDRKMKIELIHSEGLTDANVAEKLAGLDGVLVAPGFGHRGIDGKLVAVKYVRENNIPFLGICLGMQCAVIEYARNVLNLPDANSIEMNHSTVDPVINLMEDQKNVSEMGGTMRLGAYECSLVKGTNSAQAYGKELVHERHRHRYEFNSDYLEAYEKAGMKAAGCNPDTGLVEIMEIPAHKWFVGVQFHPEYSSTVVNPHPIFMAFVKAAISE; encoded by the coding sequence GTGCCGGAAACAAGATATGTATTTGTCACAGGGGGTGTAGCCTCCTCTTTGGGAAAAGGAATTATATCAGCCTCATTGGCTAAGTTGTTGCAAGCAAGAGGTTATAGTGTTACTATTCAAAAGCTGGATCCTTATTTAAATGTTGATCCCGGAACGTTAAATCCATATGAACATGGTGAATGTTACGTTACACAAGATGGTGCTGAGACCGATTTGGACTTAGGACACTACGAACGTTTTTTGAATGTACCTACTTCACAGGCTAATAATGTTACTACCGGTCGCATTTATCAAAATGTGATTAACAAAGAGCGTAAGGGTGATTATCTGGGTAAAACAGTTCAGATTATTCCTCATATTACCGATGAGATCAAACGTAATATTAAATTATTAGGTACTAAGCATAAGTATGATGTCGTAATTACTGAAATTGGTGGAACTGTTGGTGATATCGAATCGCTTCCTTATGTAGAGGCTGTCCGTCAGTTAAAGTGGGAACTTGGTCATAGAGCCGCCGTTATACATTTAACATTGGTTCCTTATTTAAATGCTTCGGGCGAGCTTAAAACAAAACCAACTCAGCACTCGGTAAAAGCTTTGTTGGAAATTGGTGTTCAACCAGATGTTTTGGTTTTACGTACCGAGCATAATTTAGCTGCCGACATACGCAAGAAAGTTGCACTTTTCTGTAATGTTAATCCAAAGGCTGTTATTCAGTCTATTGATGTAAAAACCATTTACGAAGTACCTGTTAAAATGCAGGAAGAAGGATTGGACGAAATCATTCTTGAAAAAGTACAATTACCTATTTCAGAAAAACCGGCTCTTAAAGAGTGGAAAGGATTTCTGAAAAAAATGAGTAAAGCTACCAAAGAGGTTAAGATAGGTTTAGTAGGTAAATATGTTGAATTAGCTGATGCATACAAATCAATAATCGAAGCATTGATTCATGCGGCTACTTACAACGATCGTAAGATGAAAATTGAGTTAATTCATTCCGAAGGATTAACTGATGCGAATGTTGCTGAAAAACTAGCTGGATTAGATGGAGTATTGGTTGCACCAGGTTTTGGTCATCGTGGTATCGATGGTAAATTGGTTGCTGTAAAATATGTTAGAGAAAATAATATCCCATTTCTAGGTATCTGTTTAGGTATGCAATGTGCGGTAATTGAATACGCTCGCAATGTACTTAATCTACCCGATGCTAATTCTATTGAGATGAATCATTCTACGGTTGATCCTGTCATTAACTTAATGGAAGATCAAAAGAATGTAAGTGAAATGGGAGGTACCATGCGTTTAGGTGCTTACGAATGTTCGTTGGTTAAAGGAACCAATTCTGCTCAGGCTTATGGAAAAGAATTGGTTCACGAACGTCATCGTCATCGTTACGAATTTAATAGTGATTATTTAGAAGCATACGAAAAAGCGGGAATGAAAGCAGCTGGATGCAATCCTGATACTGGTTTGGTTGAAATTATGGAGATTCCTGCACACAAATGGTTTGTAGGTGTTCAGTTTCACCCAGAGTATAGCAGTACAGTAGTTAATCCACATCCTATTTTTATGGCATTTGTAAAAGCTGCCATTTCAGAATAA
- a CDS encoding DUF349 domain-containing protein has protein sequence MEANDLNKPLENENGLNSEEQSENMSVENTSSEKEGSNSDSVEQVESADVNAVSEEEVAEDSADKEEQVAELEPVDHIMLHKEELVKRLKDVLKNYPVEKIKDEVEAIKAAFYKKHKAELEDLKRKFVETGEAEENFAPPVDSLEIDLKRMLQEFKARRAEFNRRLEEERQNNYQAKLDVIEAIKELINGQESLNETFNSFRELQQRWRNIGHIPQEKVHDLWETYNYHIENFYNYIKINKELRDLDLKKNMEAKIDLCEKAEKLLLEPTIVKAFKTLQKYHDQWREIGPVPHDKKEELWARFKEATSLINKRHQEYFEGLKDQLQKNLEAKTELCEKAEALKTEGLHTPKEWEAKSKELIELQNIWKTIGFAPKKDNNKIYDRFRTACDSFFNAKREFFKTYKSEQSHNLQLKTELCLQAESMKESTDWKRTTDEFIKIQKRWKEIGPVPRKQSDAIWKRFRSACDAFFDHKSNFFSHKDEEQDKNLELKEALIKEVAAFDASDNSEENFEKLQSFQHRWSEIGHVPIKDKDRVNQEFRGLINQYFDNLNMDEYHKNVEKFRNKIENYKSNDMSGDRLTIERNKIINKLKQLENDITVWENNIGFFAKSKKSEALVRDFKHKIETGRRNIKLLNKKLDMLDNVNE, from the coding sequence ATGGAAGCAAATGACCTAAACAAACCTCTTGAAAACGAGAATGGTTTGAATTCAGAAGAACAATCTGAAAATATGTCGGTAGAGAACACATCGTCTGAGAAAGAGGGAAGTAATAGCGATAGTGTAGAGCAAGTGGAATCAGCAGATGTGAATGCTGTTTCGGAAGAAGAGGTAGCTGAAGATTCGGCTGATAAGGAAGAACAGGTGGCAGAACTAGAACCTGTTGATCATATAATGCTTCATAAAGAGGAGCTTGTAAAACGATTGAAAGATGTTCTGAAAAACTATCCTGTTGAAAAGATTAAGGATGAAGTTGAAGCAATAAAAGCTGCTTTCTACAAAAAACACAAAGCTGAGCTTGAAGATTTAAAACGTAAGTTTGTTGAAACAGGCGAAGCTGAAGAAAATTTTGCTCCACCAGTTGATAGTCTTGAAATAGACTTAAAGCGTATGCTTCAGGAGTTTAAAGCTCGCAGGGCAGAATTTAATCGTCGTTTAGAAGAAGAAAGACAAAATAACTACCAGGCAAAGCTTGATGTAATTGAAGCAATTAAAGAGTTGATTAACGGCCAGGAATCGTTAAACGAAACTTTTAATTCTTTCAGAGAGTTACAGCAACGATGGAGAAACATAGGTCATATTCCACAAGAAAAAGTACATGATTTGTGGGAGACATATAACTATCATATTGAGAATTTTTACAATTATATAAAAATCAATAAAGAGCTTCGCGATCTTGATTTGAAAAAGAATATGGAAGCCAAGATTGATTTGTGCGAAAAAGCTGAAAAATTATTGTTAGAACCAACAATTGTTAAGGCTTTTAAAACCCTACAGAAATATCACGATCAGTGGCGCGAAATAGGTCCTGTTCCTCACGATAAAAAAGAAGAATTATGGGCGCGTTTTAAAGAAGCTACTTCACTAATTAATAAACGTCATCAAGAGTATTTTGAAGGATTAAAAGATCAGTTGCAAAAAAATCTGGAAGCTAAAACTGAACTTTGCGAAAAAGCTGAAGCTTTAAAAACAGAAGGCTTGCATACTCCTAAAGAGTGGGAAGCAAAAAGTAAAGAATTGATTGAACTACAGAATATCTGGAAAACAATCGGCTTTGCTCCTAAAAAAGACAATAATAAAATATACGATCGTTTTCGTACAGCTTGTGATTCGTTTTTTAATGCAAAGCGTGAATTCTTTAAAACATACAAATCGGAACAATCGCATAATCTGCAGCTGAAAACAGAACTTTGTTTGCAAGCCGAATCGATGAAAGAAAGTACCGATTGGAAACGTACTACTGATGAGTTTATTAAAATTCAGAAGCGTTGGAAAGAAATTGGACCTGTACCACGCAAGCAAAGTGATGCCATTTGGAAACGTTTCCGATCAGCATGTGATGCCTTTTTCGATCATAAATCAAATTTCTTTAGTCATAAGGATGAAGAACAAGATAAAAATCTTGAATTAAAAGAAGCTTTAATTAAAGAAGTTGCAGCTTTTGATGCATCGGATAATTCAGAAGAGAATTTCGAAAAACTTCAGAGTTTCCAACATCGTTGGTCCGAAATAGGGCATGTGCCAATTAAAGATAAAGACCGTGTAAACCAGGAATTCAGAGGTTTGATCAATCAATATTTCGATAATTTAAATATGGATGAGTATCACAAAAATGTGGAGAAATTCCGTAACAAAATCGAAAATTATAAGTCAAACGATATGTCGGGCGATCGATTAACGATTGAACGAAATAAGATCATCAATAAACTGAAACAATTAGAGAATGATATTACGGTTTGGGAAAACAATATTGGATTTTTTGCCAAATCGAAAAAATCGGAAGCTTTGGTTCGAGATTTTAAACATAAAATCGAAACCGGACGCCGAAATATCAAGCTTCTCAATAAGAAGTTGGATATGTTAGACAATGTAAATGAATAA